Proteins co-encoded in one Corynebacterium lujinxingii genomic window:
- the secA2 gene encoding accessory Sec system translocase SecA2, translating to MGKFDWFWKAMGSTAERNNKKSKAVVADAHGLIEELSLLDDNSLAETVRATVTDGAVKDKPRFLAGLSVASQRTLGMTPFNVQNQAVLRLLEGDVIQMATGEGKTLVGAMAATGFALQGKRVHLITVNNYLAARDAEWMRPLVEFFELTVAAVTESSSREERVAAYRSDVIYAPVTEIGFDHLRDNQITSREQTVQVPADVALVDEADSVLVDEALVPLVLAGSEGTQQATGQITEAVSHLVEEQDYTIDSDGRNAFLTDDGAAKVERLLGIESLYSDEHIGSTLVRVNLALHAKALLIRDVHYIVEDGKVALVDASRGRVAELQRWPDGLQAAVESKEGLDVSEGGRILDSITLQALMRRYPTVCGMTGTAVEATDQLRSFYGLHVAVIDRANELKRFDEADRIYATMEDKNAAIVEEIAHIHSTGQPVLVGTHDVAESEALAEALAQRGIAVNVLNAKNDAEEARIIAEAGDVGRVTVSTQMAGRGTDIKLGGADEGDHDEVASLGGLAVIGTARHRTARLDNQLRGRAGRQGDPGLSLFFVSLDDDIVTTGGADETFTAQPEPDGRITGNRAQQFVEHCQRVTEGQLLEIHSQTWKYNKLLADHRDILDERRAAILDTDTAWRELAERAPQRADELSHLPQEIREQAAREIMLFHLDAEWSEHLALMDDVRESIHLRAIARETPIDEYHRIAVREFKDLANRAVAQAVETFNTVDIDENGAHLADAGWKRPSATWTYMVSDNPLAGSGNSVISGIGNIFR from the coding sequence ATGGGCAAATTCGACTGGTTCTGGAAGGCCATGGGCTCCACGGCCGAGCGCAACAACAAAAAGTCCAAGGCCGTCGTCGCCGACGCGCACGGGCTGATCGAGGAGCTCTCGCTTCTCGACGACAACTCGCTCGCCGAAACCGTCCGCGCCACCGTGACCGACGGCGCCGTCAAGGACAAGCCGCGCTTCCTTGCGGGCCTGTCGGTGGCCTCCCAGCGTACGCTGGGGATGACCCCGTTTAACGTGCAGAACCAGGCTGTGCTGCGCCTGCTCGAAGGCGACGTGATCCAGATGGCCACCGGTGAAGGCAAGACGCTGGTCGGCGCGATGGCGGCCACCGGGTTTGCGCTGCAGGGCAAGCGCGTCCACCTGATCACAGTGAACAACTATCTGGCCGCCCGCGACGCAGAGTGGATGCGCCCGCTTGTGGAGTTTTTCGAGTTGACGGTGGCGGCGGTCACGGAGTCGTCGTCACGCGAAGAACGCGTCGCGGCCTACCGCAGCGACGTGATTTACGCGCCGGTGACCGAGATCGGCTTCGACCACCTGCGCGACAACCAGATCACCTCGCGCGAGCAGACGGTGCAGGTTCCTGCGGATGTGGCACTGGTCGACGAGGCGGACAGCGTGCTTGTCGACGAAGCCCTGGTCCCGCTTGTCCTCGCCGGGTCCGAGGGGACGCAGCAGGCCACCGGCCAGATCACCGAGGCCGTCTCCCACCTGGTGGAGGAGCAGGACTACACGATCGATTCGGACGGGCGTAACGCGTTTCTCACCGACGACGGCGCGGCGAAGGTCGAGCGTCTGTTGGGTATTGAGTCGCTGTACTCGGACGAGCACATCGGCTCCACGCTGGTGCGGGTCAACCTCGCGCTGCATGCCAAGGCGCTTCTGATCCGCGACGTGCACTACATCGTCGAGGATGGCAAGGTCGCGCTTGTCGACGCCTCCCGCGGCCGCGTGGCAGAACTGCAGCGCTGGCCCGACGGCCTGCAGGCGGCAGTCGAGTCGAAGGAGGGCCTCGACGTGTCCGAGGGTGGACGCATCCTCGATTCGATCACGCTGCAGGCGCTGATGCGCCGCTATCCCACGGTGTGCGGCATGACGGGCACCGCCGTTGAGGCCACCGACCAGTTGCGCAGCTTCTACGGCCTGCACGTCGCAGTCATCGACCGGGCGAACGAACTCAAGCGTTTCGACGAGGCCGACCGCATCTACGCGACCATGGAGGACAAAAACGCCGCGATCGTCGAGGAGATCGCGCACATTCACTCCACCGGCCAGCCGGTGCTCGTCGGCACGCACGACGTAGCCGAGTCTGAGGCGCTGGCGGAGGCGCTCGCGCAGCGCGGTATCGCCGTCAACGTCCTCAACGCGAAAAACGACGCCGAAGAGGCGCGCATCATTGCGGAGGCCGGCGACGTCGGACGCGTGACGGTGTCGACCCAAATGGCTGGCCGCGGCACCGATATCAAGCTCGGCGGCGCCGACGAGGGAGACCACGACGAGGTGGCCTCACTCGGCGGTCTTGCGGTCATCGGTACCGCGCGCCACCGCACCGCACGCCTGGACAACCAGCTGCGCGGCCGCGCGGGCCGCCAGGGCGATCCGGGCCTGAGCCTGTTTTTCGTCTCGCTTGACGACGACATCGTCACTACCGGCGGCGCCGACGAGACCTTTACCGCGCAGCCGGAGCCGGACGGGCGCATCACAGGCAACCGTGCCCAGCAGTTCGTGGAGCACTGCCAGCGCGTCACCGAAGGCCAGTTGCTGGAGATCCACTCCCAGACCTGGAAGTACAACAAGCTCCTTGCGGACCACCGCGACATCCTCGACGAGCGCCGCGCCGCGATCTTGGACACCGACACCGCCTGGCGTGAGTTGGCCGAGCGTGCCCCGCAGCGTGCCGACGAACTGTCGCACCTGCCTCAGGAGATCCGCGAACAGGCCGCACGCGAGATCATGCTGTTCCACCTCGACGCCGAGTGGTCCGAGCATCTCGCGTTGATGGATGACGTCCGGGAATCTATTCACCTTCGCGCCATCGCCCGCGAGACGCCGATTGACGAATACCACCGCATCGCCGTGCGCGAGTTCAAGGATCTCGCAAACCGGGCCGTGGCCCAGGCGGTGGAGACGTTTAACACCGTGGACATCGACGAAAACGGGGCGCATCTGGCGGACGCGGGGTGGAAGCGCCCGAGTGCGACGTGGACCTACATGGTCTCCGACAACCCGCTTGCGGGCTCCGGCAACTCCGTCATTAGCGGCATCGGCAATATCTTCCGTTAA
- the ftsR gene encoding transcriptional regulator FtsR, with the protein MSAIRKTAPQPTAAKQSKPAKPAKTMSIGVVLERLRTEFPDVTVSKIRFLESEGLITPQRTASGYRRFTEDDVERLRYILVTQRDNYLPLKVIREQLDAMDSGQVTAILTANDAEPMISPENFRAPAPTRLSDVDVAEQAQAPQSTVEEYIKVGLITPDAAGLFNVDDVRTVTTAMSLAEFGFDARHLKTLRTAAARQAAMIGQVTEPVAKSGKVNSQQQAEEIGQQMSALVVSLHASLVKNELRKQSGN; encoded by the coding sequence GTGAGCGCAATCCGCAAGACCGCCCCGCAGCCGACCGCCGCGAAGCAATCCAAGCCCGCCAAACCGGCGAAGACCATGTCGATTGGTGTTGTGCTTGAGCGTTTGCGCACCGAATTTCCGGACGTGACCGTCTCCAAGATCCGCTTCCTCGAATCCGAGGGACTGATTACCCCGCAGCGCACGGCGTCGGGCTACCGTCGTTTTACCGAAGATGACGTGGAGCGCCTGCGCTACATCTTGGTCACCCAGCGCGACAACTACCTGCCACTGAAGGTCATCCGCGAGCAGCTGGACGCGATGGATTCCGGCCAGGTCACCGCGATCCTCACCGCCAACGACGCGGAGCCGATGATCTCCCCGGAGAACTTCCGTGCTCCGGCGCCGACTCGTTTGTCGGATGTCGATGTGGCCGAGCAGGCCCAGGCACCGCAGTCCACGGTGGAGGAGTACATCAAGGTCGGCTTGATCACCCCAGATGCCGCCGGTTTGTTCAACGTGGACGATGTGCGCACCGTCACCACCGCCATGTCGCTTGCGGAGTTCGGCTTCGACGCCCGCCACCTGAAGACGCTGCGCACCGCAGCCGCCCGCCAGGCCGCCATGATCGGCCAGGTCACCGAGCCGGTGGCCAAGTCCGGCAAGGTCAATTCCCAACAGCAAGCCGAAGAGATTGGCCAGCAGATGTCCGCGCTGGTCGTTTCGCTGCACGCGTCGCTGGTGAAAAACGAGCTGCGCAAGCAGTCCGGCAACTAG
- a CDS encoding bifunctional nuclease domain-containing protein, whose translation MEAVELVGVFPVGPEQYLCALLQRSSNGRCIPVWVPMQEGSELAARLDGWSPNRPRTIDAVVELIRTTGLSVETIELSSYVDGMFMATVSFADGAELDLRASDAITLAHELDQELAVDEHVANQASMYLSAEDAERFLGAEIVVADVEGEAQSASGDAQADADFEELMRNLGVDNLDADDAGDTDGEEGTQASE comes from the coding sequence ATGGAGGCGGTTGAACTCGTCGGGGTCTTTCCGGTCGGCCCCGAGCAATACCTGTGCGCCCTGCTGCAGCGCTCATCCAATGGACGTTGCATCCCAGTGTGGGTTCCGATGCAGGAGGGAAGCGAGCTCGCGGCGCGTCTCGACGGCTGGTCGCCGAACCGTCCGCGCACCATCGACGCCGTAGTGGAGCTCATCCGCACCACCGGTCTCTCAGTCGAGACCATCGAACTGTCGTCGTACGTCGACGGGATGTTCATGGCGACGGTGTCGTTTGCCGACGGTGCAGAGTTAGACCTGCGCGCGTCGGATGCGATTACGTTGGCGCACGAACTCGACCAGGAGTTGGCGGTCGATGAGCATGTCGCCAATCAAGCGTCGATGTATTTGTCCGCCGAAGATGCGGAGCGCTTCCTTGGCGCGGAGATTGTGGTTGCAGATGTTGAAGGTGAGGCGCAGTCGGCGAGTGGCGATGCTCAAGCCGACGCGGATTTTGAGGAGCTCATGCGTAATCTGGGCGTCGACAACCTTGATGCGGATGATGCTGGTGATACTGATGGGGAAGAAGGTACGCAAGCGTCGGAGTAA
- the odhI gene encoding oxoglutarate dehydrogenase inhibitor Odhl, translating into MSDNTPQNQVETTSVFRADLLKEMESGAAASVDSTAGTDNLPEGAALLVVKRGPNAGARFLLDQDSTTAGRHPEADIFLDDVTVSRRHAEFRRNGEGYEVVDVGSLNGTYVNREPRNTQELTNGDEIQIGKFRLVFIVAED; encoded by the coding sequence ATGAGCGACAACACGCCGCAGAACCAGGTCGAAACCACTTCCGTGTTCCGAGCTGACCTGCTCAAGGAGATGGAATCTGGTGCTGCCGCATCCGTGGACTCCACGGCTGGCACCGACAACCTGCCGGAAGGTGCGGCGCTGCTCGTCGTCAAGCGCGGCCCGAACGCAGGGGCTCGTTTCTTGCTCGACCAGGACTCCACGACCGCCGGCCGCCACCCGGAGGCCGACATCTTCCTCGACGACGTGACTGTCTCTCGTCGTCACGCTGAGTTCCGCCGTAACGGCGAAGGCTACGAGGTTGTCGATGTCGGGTCGCTCAACGGCACCTACGTCAACCGCGAGCCGCGCAACACTCAGGAGCTAACCAACGGCGACGAGATCCAGATTGGCAAGTTCCGTCTCGTCTTTATTGTCGCTGAAGACTAA